One Massilia sp. 9096 genomic window carries:
- a CDS encoding ATP-binding cassette domain-containing protein, protein MIEAKEVRKQFGPIQALGGVSFSARDGAITALLGPNGAGKTTLLRTLVGMLRRDHGTIAIDGVDPEKDPMTVRANIGFLTDQFGLYERLSTREYLTYFGELNGMGKALLRQRIDEVCAMLGMDDILERRSKGFSQGQRIKVALARALLHRPRHLLLDEPTRGLDVMSTRAVRNALIALRAEGCCVVMATHVMQEVSHLCDDVIVIAKGYTVAQGSPLQLCERTGIANLEDAFVSLVGTDEGIVA, encoded by the coding sequence TCCAGGCGCTGGGCGGGGTCAGCTTCAGCGCCCGCGACGGCGCCATCACCGCCCTGCTCGGTCCCAACGGCGCCGGCAAGACCACGCTGCTGCGCACCCTGGTCGGCATGCTCAGGCGCGACCACGGAACCATCGCCATCGATGGCGTCGATCCGGAAAAGGATCCGATGACGGTGCGCGCCAACATCGGCTTCCTGACCGACCAGTTCGGCCTGTACGAGCGCCTGTCCACGCGCGAATACCTGACTTACTTCGGCGAGCTCAACGGCATGGGCAAGGCGCTGCTGCGCCAGCGCATCGACGAGGTGTGCGCGATGCTGGGCATGGACGACATCCTCGAGCGCCGCAGCAAGGGGTTTTCGCAGGGCCAGCGCATCAAGGTCGCGCTCGCGCGCGCGCTGCTGCACCGCCCGCGCCACCTGCTGCTGGACGAACCCACCCGCGGCCTGGACGTGATGAGCACGCGCGCCGTGCGCAACGCCCTGATCGCGTTGCGCGCCGAAGGGTGCTGCGTGGTGATGGCGACCCACGTGATGCAGGAAGTCAGCCACTTGTGCGACGACGTGATCGTGATCGCCAAGGGCTACACCGTGGCCCAGGGCTCGCCGCTGCAGTTGTGCGAGCGCACCGGCATCGCCAACCTGGAAGACGCGTTCGTCAGCCTGGTCGGCACCGATGAAGGGATCGTCGCATGA